One window of the Tachypleus tridentatus isolate NWPU-2018 chromosome 10, ASM421037v1, whole genome shotgun sequence genome contains the following:
- the LOC143229495 gene encoding uncharacterized protein LOC143229495: MTLAVGDNLTISREKLKELFHWVIAIQDPRDLWRNHATFLCIEIVVIICFILTFKHATKHGGRFLSLWWTVVMSGLIIECISYLVPQIDNFWHSQATVMFLGHRLPLLIVCVYPVLLYTSAAAVSRLWLPFWAEPFAVGLTVLAIDVPWDINGVNFVWWTWHDTDPNIYDRHYWVPWCSFYFLAALGCTLSFLLHGFRWLLTGNDKYSSGGFFKEALASVLTAILIMPVTSIQFVPLYHLLKDELKIHSEVCVFLFLIIYLMIFWLGDRDPSNEARPKKGHRHYCDELAILLGLWYITHFAVAVFGHPESIVATGLREPIGPCDQYLDVFTPMGQVLQKRKYLCLEDYDEGYYEFHCVPNHELETLRNGSNIYWYTVCGVPFSNYAEYVTVIGGYCILGLFIFYQYLFRSGPDLSLSKKTKKIAMKSKTS, from the exons ATGACTTTAGCTGTGGGAGACAATTTGACGATCTCGCGCGAAAAGCTTAAAGAA CTTTTTCATTGGGTTATTGCAATTCAAGATCCGCGAGATCTCTGGCGAAACCATGCAACATTCTTGTGTATTGAGATCGTTGTGATCATTTGTTTTATCCTGACATTTAAACACG CCACCAAACATGGAGGCCGATTCTTATCTCTGTGGTGGACAGTCGTTATGTCAGGATTAATCATCGAGTGTATCAGCTATTTAGTTCCACAGATTGACAACTTTTGGCACTCTCAAGCCACAGTCATGTTCCTGGGTCATCGTCTACctttgttaattgtttgtgttt ATCCTGTTCTGTTGTATACATCTGCTGCAGCAGTTTCCAGATTATGGCTTCCATTTTGGGCTGAACCTTTTGCTGTAGGCCTTACAGTCTTAGCCATCGATGTTCCCTGGGATATCAATGGTGTAAACTTTGTATGGTGGACTTGGCATGATACAGACCCCAATATCTATGACAGACACTACTGGGTTCCCTGGTGTAGCTTTTACTTTTTGGCTGCTTTAGGCTGTACCTTGTCTTTCTTACTTCATGGTTTCCGGTGGCTACTTACAGGGAATGACAAGTACAGTTCAGGAGG GTTTTTCAAAGAAGCTCTTGCCTCAGTATTGACAGCCATCCTAATTATGCCagttacttctatccagtttgtACCTTTATACCACTTACTTAAGGATGAGCTAAAAATTCACTCCGAAGTTTGTGTTTTCCTTTTCCTAATCATATATTTAATGATCTTCTGGCTTGGTGATCGTGATCCATCCAATGAAGCTAGGCCAAAGAAAG GTCATCGTCACTATTGTGATGAACTAGCTATACTACTGGGGTTGTGGTACATAACACATTTTGCAGTGGCAGTCTTTGGGCATCCAGAGAGTATCGTAGCTACTGGGCTTCGGGAACCAATTGGGCCTTGTGACCAGTATCTGGATGTCTTCACTCCTATGGGTCAG GTTCTTCAGAAAAGGAAATACCTATGTTTAGAAGATTATGATGAAGGCTACTATGAATTTCATTGTGTGCCCAATCATGAACTGGAAACATTAAGAAATGGTAGTAACATTTACTGGTATACAGTGTGTGGTGTCCCATTTTCAAACTATGCTGAGTATGTAACTGTGATTGGTGGATACTGTATACTTGGCCTTTTCATCTTTTACCAGTACTTGTTCCGAAGCGGGCCTGATTTGTCACTGTCAAAAAAGACTAAGAAAATTGCAATGAAGtctaaaacaagttaa